The sequence below is a genomic window from Candidatus Poribacteria bacterium.
GTGTTTTTTCGGATGCCCCAACTTGTTGGGGGTGCAGGCCATCGAAACACTCCCGAACAAGTTCGGGCATCCAAGTGTAAATTTGATGTCTGGTTTAATCTACTTCCCACTCCTGCAAACCGACGGGCATTGGATCAGGACGTTCCGCTGTACTTCTTATCTCAACGTGCTCACCGGTTTCAGAAGATTTATCGAAAGCGAGCATCACCTCCAACACATGATACGCCAACGCACCGTTTGCGCGATGCATCCGTCCCGATTGGATTGCCGACACCATATCAATCACGCCAATCATCCGGGCGTTGTTCGGAAACTGGATTTCCTCTGCTTCCCAATCGCCGCCTGCGGGACAGACATTAACGGGACCGCCGAAACCGTTTGGATCTGGGACCGTCATTGAGCCGGTTTCGCCGTAGATTTCGATGCACGGAAGACTGTGCCGCCACATATCGAAACTCATAATCATTGTGATAATCGCACCGTTCTGGAATTCAAGTGTGCCGGTGAGGTGGGTCGTGATTTTGACAGGAATACGTAAGCCACGCACGGCTTGACTCGTTGCGACGCGCTCTTCAAACGCTTTCGTCGTAATCGCTGCGACGCGCTTGACGGGACCGAGGATATTAACGAGCGCGGTGACGTAGTAGGGTCCCATGTCCAGCATTGGACCGCCACCGATGTCGTAATAGAAAGCCGGGTTCGGATGCCAACTCTCGTGTCCATGTCCACACATAAATGCGGTACCAGCAATCGGTCTACCAATTTTCCCAGCATCTAACGTTTGCCGCGAGGTCTGGATCCCTGCCCCGAAGAAGGTGTCGGGTGCTGATCCCACTTGCAACCCTTTTTCTGCTGCGGTGTCAATCAGCTGTTTCCCACTTTCAACATCCACACCGAGCGGTTTCTCGCTATAGACGTGTTTTCCGGCTTCCAAGACTTGCAAACCGACTTCGACGTGTGCTCTCGGAATAGTGAGATTGACGACCAGTTCAATCTCTGGGTCTGCGAGGAGTTCATCGACGCTGCATGCGTGGGAGTTGTATCTTTCGGCTTGTGCCTGTGCCGCCTCCATTCGGAGGTCAGCGCAGGCTTTGATTTCTAAAATGTCGGTTTTTCGTGCCCCCTCAAAATAAGCACTGCTGATGGTTCCACAGCCTATAATTCCAATGTTCATGTATATCTATTTCCCTTTCAGGTGGTTTTTCAATTGCGGGTTGATGAATTAAATCTGTGTTTATTATATCAGTTGTATTGGATATTCCGCAAGATTTTATGGACAACTTGCTAACCGCCAATCGCTAACTGCTAATTGCCAACCACGAAAAAAATAATTGACAGATTACAAACCTATTGCTATGATAATTGAAAACCGAGGCAATGCTTGTTGTCGATGCAACGATGCATCGGTTAGCAGAAACCTGCCCTTTATAGTAGGGGAAGCCTACAAGCAATATCCCGCAGCCCCTTGGAATGGAGAAGTGAGTATGGGAAACCGAATTGAAATCGGGAACCTCAGAATAGATGAAGGTTTGTACGCATTGGTAAGAGATGAAATCGCGCCTGGAACTGGGATAGAGCCGGATGCCTTCTGGAAGGCGTTTGGTGACATCGTAGCAGCGTTCGCACCGGAAAACAGGGCACTCTTAGATAAACGCGATGCCCTCCAGCAACAGATAGATGCTTGGCATCTGGCACGTAAAGGTGAACCGATTGACGGTGAGGCGTATGCAAAGTTCCTGACGGATATAGGCTATCTACTCCCGGAAGGACGAGACTTCACTGTGATTACCGAGGACGTTGACACAGAGATTTCGCTCATCTCAGGTCCACAACTGGTTGTCCCAACCGATAATGCGCGCTACGCGCTGAACGCAGCGAACGCACGTTGGGGAAGCCTCTACGATGCACTCTACGGAACGGATGTGATTGATGAATCAGAGGGTGCGACAATGGGAACGACCTA
It includes:
- a CDS encoding Gfo/Idh/MocA family oxidoreductase, yielding MNIGIIGCGTISSAYFEGARKTDILEIKACADLRMEAAQAQAERYNSHACSVDELLADPEIELVVNLTIPRAHVEVGLQVLEAGKHVYSEKPLGVDVESGKQLIDTAAEKGLQVGSAPDTFFGAGIQTSRQTLDAGKIGRPIAGTAFMCGHGHESWHPNPAFYYDIGGGPMLDMGPYYVTALVNILGPVKRVAAITTKAFEERVATSQAVRGLRIPVKITTHLTGTLEFQNGAIITMIMSFDMWRHSLPCIEIYGETGSMTVPDPNGFGGPVNVCPAGGDWEAEEIQFPNNARMIGVIDMVSAIQSGRMHRANGALAYHVLEVMLAFDKSSETGEHVEIRSTAERPDPMPVGLQEWEVD